The proteins below are encoded in one region of Apostichopus japonicus isolate 1M-3 chromosome 4, ASM3797524v1, whole genome shotgun sequence:
- the LOC139966706 gene encoding uncharacterized protein isoform X2, with protein sequence MSLSADVAPFVSGQVFHGNSPNQYPIPQNVNTQGYIAAGPQVGAAPPSVPNGSNQAGYQPYMVNCYPYVTETGIPQDGRQQGFGPTQAAATPYSMPQTNHPYPHSNPYDGYQQAPQMYQAMPEQQGIAYQDPYYSASYYPNMPSQNIQQQMTSVPTYQGHVPPPAPHGPSYTPVQPAMQYQVPYSQPQNYPISVPQSHQNQGRHKHYSGNNKHKNQRYNSDQSNVGCEAVAAELDSIKKKKTVVYTEVECQTDFPEHIANKTLSERPIEELVPGARAVTKSTGNQTGEEGGDSSSESGGEEEEETRPQDSDSGYSGMGAYPPVTKRDGTKERRDWSSEGPAADSGSKSYASVASQRYGPPHQPHPPQQPHLSPYQQQWPLPPSAMMNGQQVHGAPMKGPVNSFAGMVSHQPSQQQQPQGASQGYAMGPLHHHPQMPYQAQAPPMQAQPMQQQQQQQMVGMEAGMMRPRQDNKKVRKGKKKSEAVWLQQSHQHPPPMINDSSEYPELPVAPPVAWFRPDCGGYPRPPSFSNIAQQKLMSTVEVDSDTSSEKDGHVSGPMVQSEDMKGKILRKKNKKLPQDFQDQAVTHGYMPEPARNSGKRSQRTMEIELVSALNRTNQTPQPSPYGPVMYGAGVPYGNQPPLMPYQQNPKWGVGPMNSLPNNRVPPMQRDKLGLKKSIGLNPLDSSAPVMKGKMKENPIKKKPSAMKKVIIAERLEKRRMKDLQEKKLSDNEDALTQSTADLDSSCYDSRFALSQDAPSDRNSLSINTSHSDLSPFSQPDPLSLSPPSPAMNFSVSSGGSNSSQSEVLALKRIHSNKWREYCKQIISKDIDNCCTTLLQTLVRFQERQYNRDGPIKAKAKRRIVMGLREVSKHLKKKKITCIIISTNLEKIQSKGGIDDVLQNITETAQEQGVPVVFALCRSSLGRAVNKIVPVSVVGVFNHNGAEDIFKQLIGLVNAAREEYQMLLLEQRRDIEKKSKNIGKHLGHRRNISNCSGISFNSFISEPISENDPEPEPDLDEEEYNNNNSSSSSSNNNTRDEDPQEEAKSEEIVDTASSHLEESASKTNSEASACTVEDQQRKQLVSSQDQSCRNIEEEEEEAQGEEENEEDEDDDEEEEEEEEEDEKDEEYEDSEAPLAPEVSATERVNNWVAETQVQVGNLSIGDE encoded by the exons ATGTCACTCTCAGCTGACGTAGCGCCCTTCGTGTCGGGGCAGGTCTTCCATGGGAATTCTCCCAACCAGTACCCCATCCCACAAAATGTAAACACCCAAGGTTATATAGCGGCCGGTCCTCAAGTCGGGGCTGCACCGCCCTCAGTGCCAAACGGCAGTAACCAGGCCGGTTACCAGCCGTACATGGTCAACTGTTACCCGTATGTTACTGAAACTGG TATCCCCCAAGATGGAAGACAACAGGGCTTTGGGCCTACACAAGCAGCTGCTACCCCCTACTCTATGCCACAGACGAACCATCCGTACCCCCATAGCAATCCCTACGATGGCTACCAACAGGCTCCTCAAATGTACCAAGCTATGCCAGAACAACAAGGAATTGCATACCAGGATCCATATTATTCAG CTTCCTACTATCCAAACATGCCATCACAAAATATTCAGCAACAGATGACAAGTGTGCCAACCTATCAGGGCCATGTACCTCCGCCTGCTCCTCACGGTCCATCTTACACCCCCGTTCAACCTGCCATGCAGTACCAGGTGCCATACAGTCAACCACAGAATTATCCTATCTCTGTTCCTCAGTCACACCAAAATCAAGGAAGGCACAAG cACTATTCTGGTAACAACAAACATAAGAATCAAAGGTACAATAGTGACCAGTCCAACGTGGGATGTGAAGCAGTGGCCGCAGAGTTGGATTCtatcaagaagaagaaaacagtgGTGTACACAGAGGTTGAATGCCAAACAG ATTTTCCCGAACACATAGCCAACAAGACTTTATCGGAACGGCCCATAGAGGAGCTGGTTCCAGGTGCCAGGGCGGTCACAAAATCAACCGGTAACCAGACCGGTGAGGAGGGTGGGGATTCGTCCAGTGAATCAGGGggcgaggaggaggaggagaccAGACCGCAGGATAGCGATAGTGGATACAGCGGGATGGGAGCTTACCCTCCGGTCACCAAGCGTGATGGCACTAAAGAGAGGAGAGACTGGTCGTCGGAGGGTCCCGCGGCCGACTCTGGATCGAAGAGTTATGCCAGCGTGGCTTCCCAGCGTTATGGTCCTCCCCACCAGCCTCATCCTCCCCAACAGCCTCATCTGTCTCCCTACCAGCAGCAATGGCCTCTGCCGCCATCTGCTATGATGAACGGACAACAAGTGCACGGTGCTCCCATGAAAGGACCCGTCAACAGCTTCGCCGGTATGGTATCCCACCAGCCGTCGCAACAACAACAACCGCAGGGGGCCTCGCAGGGATATGCCATGGGCCCTCTCCACCACCACCCGCAGATGCCCTACCAGGCCCAGGCACCACCTATGCAGGCTCAACccatgcaacaacaacaacaacaacagatgGTTGGTATGGAGGCGGGCATGATGAGGCCACGGCAGGATAACAAGAAAGTCAGGAAGGGGAAGAAGAAGAGTGAAGCGGTCTGGTTGCAGCAATCTCATCAGCACCCTCCACCGATGATCAACGATTCCAGCGAGTACCCAGAGTTACCTGTAGCCCCGCCCGTGGCGTGGTTCAGACCAGATTGCGGGGGTTACCCTCGGCCTCCCTCGTTCAGCAACATAGCACAACAAAAACTGATGTCCACCGTCGAG gtTGACTCTGACACATCCAGTGAGAAAGATGGACATGTCAGTGGCCCAATGGTACAGTCAGAAGATATGAAAGGAAAAATCTTGaggaagaagaataagaagctACCACAA gACTTTCAAGATCAGGCAGTCACCCATGGTTACATGCCAGAGCCGGCCAGAAATTCTGGCAAACGGAGTCAGAGGACAATGGAAATAGAGCTCGTATCGGCTCTTAACAGGACCAAT CAGACCCCCCAGCCATCACCATATGGACCTGTCATGTATGGAGCCGGGGTACCATATGGTAACCAGCCACCCCTCATGCCTTACCAACAGAATCCTAAGTGGGGTGTAGGCCCAATGAACAGCCTACCAAATAACAGGGTGCCCCCCATGCAGAGGGACAAACTTGGATTGAAGAAG TCGATCGGTCTTAATCCGTTGGACTCGTCCGCTCCGGTCATGAAGGGTAAAATGAAGGAAAATCCGATCAAGAAGAAACCGAGCGCGATGAAGAAAGTCATCATTGCTGAGAGATTAGagaagagaagaatgaaagatttgCAGGAGAAGAAACTCTCGGATAATGAAGA TGCATTGACTCAATCGACAGCCGACTTGGACTCTAGTTGCTATGACAGCAGATTTGCGCTCTCCCAAGACG CTCCGAGTGATCGCAACTCACTCTCTATTAATACGAGCCATAGTGACCTTTCACCTTTTAGCCAGCCGGATCCACTTAGTCTTAGCCCTCCCTCGCCAGCAATGAACTTCTCGGTGTCGAGCGGAGGCAGTAATTCTTCGCAGAGTGAGGTCCTGGCGTTGAAACGAATTCACAGTAACAAGTGGAGAGA ATACTGTAAGCAAATCATTTCCAAGGACATTGATAACTGCTGTACCACATTGCTTCAAACGCTGGTCCGTTTTCAGGAGAGGCAGTATAACAGAGATGGTCCAATCAAG GCCAAGGCCAAGAGACGGATAGTGATGGGTTTACGAGAGGTCAGCAAACATctcaagaagaagaagattacTTGCATCATTATTTCCACCAATCTGGAAAAGATCCAGTCCAAGG GAGGTATCGATGATGTCCTGCAAAATATCACAGAGACAGCTCAAGAACAAGGTGTCCCAGTGGTCTTTGCCCTCTGCCGTAGCTCTCTCGGACGAGCTGTCAACAAGATCGTACCGGTCAGTGTGGTCGGCGTCTTCAACCACAACGGAGCCGAG GATATCTTTAAACAGCTGATTGGTCTGGTGAACGCAGCTCGCGAGGAATACCAAATGCTCCTCCTGGAACAGAGGAGAGACATTGAGAAGAAGTCCAAGAACATCGGCAAGCACCTGGGCCATCGGCGTAACATCTCAAACTGCAGCGGCATCTCGTTCAACTCCTTCATCTCGGAACCCATCTCGGAGAACGACCCAGAGCCGGAGCCTGACCTGGACGAGGAGgagtacaacaacaacaacagcagcagtagcagcagcaacaacaacacaaGAGACGAGGACCCACAGGAGGAGGCGAAGAGCGAAGAGATTGTGGACACCGCCTCCTCCCATCTGGAGGAGTCCGCCTCCAAGACCAACTCGGAGGCGTCTGCATGCACCGTGGAGGATCAGCAGAGGAAGCAGTTGGTGTCGTCGCAGGATCAGTCCTGTAGGAACAtcgaggaagaggaagaggaggcCCAGGGAGAGGAGGAGaatgaagaagatgaagatgatgatgaggaggaggaggaagaggaagaagaggatGAGAAAGATGAAGAATATGAGGATTCGGAGGCGCCCCTGGCTCCCGAGGTCAGCGCCACAGAGCGAGTCAACAACTGGGTCGCCGAGACACAGGTGCAGGTTGGTAATCTCTCTATAGGGGATGAGTAA
- the LOC139966706 gene encoding uncharacterized protein isoform X1: MSLSADVAPFVSGQVFHGNSPNQYPIPQNVNTQGYIAAGPQVGAAPPSVPNGSNQAGYQPYMVNCYPYVTETGIPQDGRQQGFGPTQAAATPYSMPQTNHPYPHSNPYDGYQQAPQMYQAMPEQQGIAYQDPYYSASYYPNMPSQNIQQQMTSVPTYQGHVPPPAPHGPSYTPVQPAMQYQVPYSQPQNYPISVPQSHQNQGRHKHYSGNNKHKNQRYNSDQSNVGCEAVAAELDSIKKKKTVVYTEVECQTDFPEHIANKTLSERPIEELVPGARAVTKSTGNQTGEEGGDSSSESGGEEEEETRPQDSDSGYSGMGAYPPVTKRDGTKERRDWSSEGPAADSGSKSYASVASQRYGPPHQPHPPQQPHLSPYQQQWPLPPSAMMNGQQVHGAPMKGPVNSFAGMVSHQPSQQQQPQGASQGYAMGPLHHHPQMPYQAQAPPMQAQPMQQQQQQQMVGMEAGMMRPRQDNKKVRKGKKKSEAVWLQQSHQHPPPMINDSSEYPELPVAPPVAWFRPDCGGYPRPPSFSNIAQQKLMSTVEVDSDTSSEKDGHVSGPMVQSEDMKGKILRKKNKKLPQDFQDQAVTHGYMPEPARNSGKRSQRTMEIELVSALNRTNVQQTPQPSPYGPVMYGAGVPYGNQPPLMPYQQNPKWGVGPMNSLPNNRVPPMQRDKLGLKKSIGLNPLDSSAPVMKGKMKENPIKKKPSAMKKVIIAERLEKRRMKDLQEKKLSDNEDALTQSTADLDSSCYDSRFALSQDAPSDRNSLSINTSHSDLSPFSQPDPLSLSPPSPAMNFSVSSGGSNSSQSEVLALKRIHSNKWREYCKQIISKDIDNCCTTLLQTLVRFQERQYNRDGPIKAKAKRRIVMGLREVSKHLKKKKITCIIISTNLEKIQSKGGIDDVLQNITETAQEQGVPVVFALCRSSLGRAVNKIVPVSVVGVFNHNGAEDIFKQLIGLVNAAREEYQMLLLEQRRDIEKKSKNIGKHLGHRRNISNCSGISFNSFISEPISENDPEPEPDLDEEEYNNNNSSSSSSNNNTRDEDPQEEAKSEEIVDTASSHLEESASKTNSEASACTVEDQQRKQLVSSQDQSCRNIEEEEEEAQGEEENEEDEDDDEEEEEEEEEDEKDEEYEDSEAPLAPEVSATERVNNWVAETQVQVGNLSIGDE, encoded by the exons ATGTCACTCTCAGCTGACGTAGCGCCCTTCGTGTCGGGGCAGGTCTTCCATGGGAATTCTCCCAACCAGTACCCCATCCCACAAAATGTAAACACCCAAGGTTATATAGCGGCCGGTCCTCAAGTCGGGGCTGCACCGCCCTCAGTGCCAAACGGCAGTAACCAGGCCGGTTACCAGCCGTACATGGTCAACTGTTACCCGTATGTTACTGAAACTGG TATCCCCCAAGATGGAAGACAACAGGGCTTTGGGCCTACACAAGCAGCTGCTACCCCCTACTCTATGCCACAGACGAACCATCCGTACCCCCATAGCAATCCCTACGATGGCTACCAACAGGCTCCTCAAATGTACCAAGCTATGCCAGAACAACAAGGAATTGCATACCAGGATCCATATTATTCAG CTTCCTACTATCCAAACATGCCATCACAAAATATTCAGCAACAGATGACAAGTGTGCCAACCTATCAGGGCCATGTACCTCCGCCTGCTCCTCACGGTCCATCTTACACCCCCGTTCAACCTGCCATGCAGTACCAGGTGCCATACAGTCAACCACAGAATTATCCTATCTCTGTTCCTCAGTCACACCAAAATCAAGGAAGGCACAAG cACTATTCTGGTAACAACAAACATAAGAATCAAAGGTACAATAGTGACCAGTCCAACGTGGGATGTGAAGCAGTGGCCGCAGAGTTGGATTCtatcaagaagaagaaaacagtgGTGTACACAGAGGTTGAATGCCAAACAG ATTTTCCCGAACACATAGCCAACAAGACTTTATCGGAACGGCCCATAGAGGAGCTGGTTCCAGGTGCCAGGGCGGTCACAAAATCAACCGGTAACCAGACCGGTGAGGAGGGTGGGGATTCGTCCAGTGAATCAGGGggcgaggaggaggaggagaccAGACCGCAGGATAGCGATAGTGGATACAGCGGGATGGGAGCTTACCCTCCGGTCACCAAGCGTGATGGCACTAAAGAGAGGAGAGACTGGTCGTCGGAGGGTCCCGCGGCCGACTCTGGATCGAAGAGTTATGCCAGCGTGGCTTCCCAGCGTTATGGTCCTCCCCACCAGCCTCATCCTCCCCAACAGCCTCATCTGTCTCCCTACCAGCAGCAATGGCCTCTGCCGCCATCTGCTATGATGAACGGACAACAAGTGCACGGTGCTCCCATGAAAGGACCCGTCAACAGCTTCGCCGGTATGGTATCCCACCAGCCGTCGCAACAACAACAACCGCAGGGGGCCTCGCAGGGATATGCCATGGGCCCTCTCCACCACCACCCGCAGATGCCCTACCAGGCCCAGGCACCACCTATGCAGGCTCAACccatgcaacaacaacaacaacaacagatgGTTGGTATGGAGGCGGGCATGATGAGGCCACGGCAGGATAACAAGAAAGTCAGGAAGGGGAAGAAGAAGAGTGAAGCGGTCTGGTTGCAGCAATCTCATCAGCACCCTCCACCGATGATCAACGATTCCAGCGAGTACCCAGAGTTACCTGTAGCCCCGCCCGTGGCGTGGTTCAGACCAGATTGCGGGGGTTACCCTCGGCCTCCCTCGTTCAGCAACATAGCACAACAAAAACTGATGTCCACCGTCGAG gtTGACTCTGACACATCCAGTGAGAAAGATGGACATGTCAGTGGCCCAATGGTACAGTCAGAAGATATGAAAGGAAAAATCTTGaggaagaagaataagaagctACCACAA gACTTTCAAGATCAGGCAGTCACCCATGGTTACATGCCAGAGCCGGCCAGAAATTCTGGCAAACGGAGTCAGAGGACAATGGAAATAGAGCTCGTATCGGCTCTTAACAGGACCAAT GTACAGCAGACCCCCCAGCCATCACCATATGGACCTGTCATGTATGGAGCCGGGGTACCATATGGTAACCAGCCACCCCTCATGCCTTACCAACAGAATCCTAAGTGGGGTGTAGGCCCAATGAACAGCCTACCAAATAACAGGGTGCCCCCCATGCAGAGGGACAAACTTGGATTGAAGAAG TCGATCGGTCTTAATCCGTTGGACTCGTCCGCTCCGGTCATGAAGGGTAAAATGAAGGAAAATCCGATCAAGAAGAAACCGAGCGCGATGAAGAAAGTCATCATTGCTGAGAGATTAGagaagagaagaatgaaagatttgCAGGAGAAGAAACTCTCGGATAATGAAGA TGCATTGACTCAATCGACAGCCGACTTGGACTCTAGTTGCTATGACAGCAGATTTGCGCTCTCCCAAGACG CTCCGAGTGATCGCAACTCACTCTCTATTAATACGAGCCATAGTGACCTTTCACCTTTTAGCCAGCCGGATCCACTTAGTCTTAGCCCTCCCTCGCCAGCAATGAACTTCTCGGTGTCGAGCGGAGGCAGTAATTCTTCGCAGAGTGAGGTCCTGGCGTTGAAACGAATTCACAGTAACAAGTGGAGAGA ATACTGTAAGCAAATCATTTCCAAGGACATTGATAACTGCTGTACCACATTGCTTCAAACGCTGGTCCGTTTTCAGGAGAGGCAGTATAACAGAGATGGTCCAATCAAG GCCAAGGCCAAGAGACGGATAGTGATGGGTTTACGAGAGGTCAGCAAACATctcaagaagaagaagattacTTGCATCATTATTTCCACCAATCTGGAAAAGATCCAGTCCAAGG GAGGTATCGATGATGTCCTGCAAAATATCACAGAGACAGCTCAAGAACAAGGTGTCCCAGTGGTCTTTGCCCTCTGCCGTAGCTCTCTCGGACGAGCTGTCAACAAGATCGTACCGGTCAGTGTGGTCGGCGTCTTCAACCACAACGGAGCCGAG GATATCTTTAAACAGCTGATTGGTCTGGTGAACGCAGCTCGCGAGGAATACCAAATGCTCCTCCTGGAACAGAGGAGAGACATTGAGAAGAAGTCCAAGAACATCGGCAAGCACCTGGGCCATCGGCGTAACATCTCAAACTGCAGCGGCATCTCGTTCAACTCCTTCATCTCGGAACCCATCTCGGAGAACGACCCAGAGCCGGAGCCTGACCTGGACGAGGAGgagtacaacaacaacaacagcagcagtagcagcagcaacaacaacacaaGAGACGAGGACCCACAGGAGGAGGCGAAGAGCGAAGAGATTGTGGACACCGCCTCCTCCCATCTGGAGGAGTCCGCCTCCAAGACCAACTCGGAGGCGTCTGCATGCACCGTGGAGGATCAGCAGAGGAAGCAGTTGGTGTCGTCGCAGGATCAGTCCTGTAGGAACAtcgaggaagaggaagaggaggcCCAGGGAGAGGAGGAGaatgaagaagatgaagatgatgatgaggaggaggaggaagaggaagaagaggatGAGAAAGATGAAGAATATGAGGATTCGGAGGCGCCCCTGGCTCCCGAGGTCAGCGCCACAGAGCGAGTCAACAACTGGGTCGCCGAGACACAGGTGCAGGTTGGTAATCTCTCTATAGGGGATGAGTAA
- the LOC139966710 gene encoding uncharacterized protein — protein sequence MAASVIKGLGKLAIVGGALYVTVEHGVWSGSHQSANTLNKLTQNLTMHDDYLKQVPSVSDTSSLVKTSWNSGVQTVCSSVANSPEMVSGWTKQLVSSVFPSEDDK from the exons ATGGCTGCCTCCGTAATAAA GGGTCTTGGCAAACTTGCTATAGTTGGTGGAGCTCTGTATGTCACCGTTGAGCATGGTGTGTGGAGTGGTTCACATCAGTCGGCAAACACACTCAATAAACTCACACAGAATCTCACAATGCACGATGATTATCTTAAGCAA GTACCATCGGTCTCGGATACCTCCAGTCTGGTAAAAACGTCGTGGAACAGTG GTGTTCAGACGGTTTGCTCCTCAGTAGCGAATAGCCCAGAGATGGTTAGTGGTTGGACGAAGCAGCTTGTGTCTTCAGTATTCCCCTCTGAGGATGATAAATGA